The nucleotide window TCAAACAACAAagatttcttctaaatatttctaacaacttaaaattattatattgccCATCCccgagaaattttttaatataatctaccaAAAACAAGAATCTCTTTCCACACACATTTTACAATTACAACAACATACCAGGCAgcattttgacaaaaaatataaaaagacacATATCACATGGAACAACGGGTCACATGTGTTTTTGCTGGTGATGTGAGACACTTATGACAGTTCATCTCATctcaggaaaaaataatattaaggtactGTACAACCGTCTTAacgataataattataactattaattatacaataattaggCTATAAGTGATTATTTTACAAGGACGATCAAGTcccatacaaaaaatattattatgtaatccAGAGATGctcttcattaatatattattatacataattattaataatattattacatagtGAAATATTAACAGCAAAACTGTTAATTCCTTAATGATATTGAGCTAGCATTAAACTTGTACTGTTACACTTCATTTAGGAGAAATGCATTAAAGTGCTTAAGTTTGTTGCTGCTGAGATACTGTAATTACATGAGGTTGAAGGACATCTCCAGAATTACAGTGTGATTACATCACTTGCTGATAAAAAGGgatgtaaatttttgatttacaattattactattaaaatcccttgcacattattattaatctctATAAAGAGTCCAAAAAATGCTGCAAAGAATCGTGACCACTCCCATTTCAGAAATAACTGAACCCTCATGGGTTAATGTGGTGCTGTTGCTGAAGTGATTGCTGAAGAGAATGACTGTTTGAAAGAGAAAAGCCAAGAGCACGAGGATCCCCGTGTAGGCGTAGGGCTTGTTCAAGGCGCTGTTCTTGCAGTCGAAGTGCCTCTGTCAAGTCTGGTGAAACTTGATTTTGGTGGTAATTGTGAACAGAGGCTTGGATCGGATGTTGTGCGGCGCGTAATGCCGGATTCTCTCCTGCAGATGAGGTTGATGCAACGACTGCTTGTGTAACAGCTAATCTTAAAGCTGCCTCTGCCTGCGACCTCAAGAATGCTTCTTGCATCCTAAGAGTCGGGGATGGAGAGTTTTGTGGAGCCTGTAAGCTTCCTTGATGGTTACTTTGATGATGATTCATTGACGCATCGACTACCATCGATGACATAGAAGCCCGAACAGCAGCATTCATCAATTGAACTGCAGATGTCATACTTTCTGTCGAACTCGAGTTAACTGGAccattactgtaataaaaaggtaaataaaatcacaactgATATAATATCTccaaatcatattattttattagtcttattagattatataaattttgggCTAATAAAAAGCACTGTCTTACGAATATTTAATCTGAGACAAGAGAAAACAACAATCAAATAGTAAAAGGCTTCCAGCTTCTTATAAGAtgtaacaatttaagaaaaaaatacagaatattattaatctttgtttttatgtagtttcaaacaataatttaactaaaGTTTGCTTTGAAGGGTGATAGAATTCACTGCTCAAAATCCTTTCAGTGTAGCTAGTTATATGTGTCTAGAAATCAGATGATAACATAACATACCTGATGAATCCATACAGTTCACCTGTATGGATTTTCtgataaacttttttattgttattcattatgctacaatttttattacaactcGCTATAATTCTGCATATGTATTTGGTTTCTTCTTAAAaggttctatttttatataaaatactttgaaCTTCAAGCCATGCTACTGGCTAGTATACATTTATTCCTTGAATTATTATTGATAGGTGGATGTATTCTACTCTTGTGCAATTCTTTAGATTTCTAAGAGGGGACAGGGACTAGCTATCTTATCTTGTAACTCCTGGTCTAAGCaacatatcattaattttaatttttgtaaatcagctAATCAAAGAATTGTAAGATTAAACATTTGTAAGAATCAAACTAGCATTCTGGCTGTTACACGAGTACATGCAGCTACATACATGATACATACATCAGCTTAAGTAGAGGTATAGTCCAGTTGGATCTTACCACTTACTGTACCTGTGATTTCTATATCGGGCGTGTATTTActtctgatatcaaaaaagtttctgataaaaagttatgtaaaatattttaaaaaaatgtatattcaccTGTGAACAGATACTTGCTGATTCTGTTGCACTGAATTGCCAGAACTCATTCTCATTGCAGCTGCTAGATTGGCAGCAGCCTGGACAACAGTTGCAGAAGGAGAAGGTGCTGGTGACTCATTGCCCTGTTGACTTTGTTGTTGACTGACAATCAGTGCAGTAGCAGCTCGCTGCAATTCTTCTGCATTGAACTGTTGACTTTGTTGATTTAAATAGTGGTGTCCATTACTCCCtccttaaaaaatttagtatttaataaaatataatgaagtatattcttaaataatgtgattaattaAACAATGATATATACTTATGAATCGGTAAACTACCTGAATTaagtattgtaattaaattgtgAAGAAATTCTAATATGactgatttgaaaaaataaaacttgaaaataaatttaaatacatctttAGACTGTTTAatcataactattttaaaaatgaataaaatattaattttattcacttttcaaAAATTGAGATTatcaattatagaaaattatacatttaatatgtataattacacATTGATAAATGTAAGATTATTTTGCagtatttttctacaaatttcttGGAATCTTCTGATAAGAGTCATTTTATTGTCTTAAAGTCTTGCCTGTTTGCCTGTTTGACAGTAAGTGCCCTGATTCTTCTGATTTGTTTCTACTGAACTAGATAGTCAATGACTCACTAGTCATTTGATTTTACCAGCTACAATATcaaatgaaggaaaaaaatttcttatttactttgacaagtttattttttaaaagatattaaacattaatgataTTATTCCAAAAATTTAACAGTGAACTGACTAATAAATGGAAACTATTCATTACTATTATCTAAGTTTGATGATTTCAGCAAGATgtctttaatataatattgtaactcTTCACCCTTTTACATTCAAGATACTATTTGAAGAAATAGTAGAGATGTTATTGAGCCATCATTTGTAATGTGAtaggatatatttcatcttacaTAGAaccaattttacataatattttatacagattaatattgatatgaaattatatagattatttatgtGTATCTAAATATTGTACTTACCATTAAGAGAAAGATTAAGGGATGATGGTGTACCAGATCGTCCAGCCATGAGCTCTGCCAGTTTGGCTGTggcagtgttattattattattattgttatgtagcAGCAACGATGCGCCTTGCTCAGAGCCAGTGCTGGACAATCGACCCTCTCCACCTCCATTGCTAGAACTGTCAGAGTGTGCAGAGGGTGAGGCACACATTGATGACTGTCCTCCAGTCAAgcctgataaataaattatttgtttaaacatgtgtattaaattatttaaatgaaaaataacttaatgaaaaaaatgtctctttcattatcattttttaatgatagaaaCTTCATTAACAACTGTTGTTAAGAACATGCATTCAGCCATCCTTGTTATAGAAAGTATAGAAAGAGGTATTTAATCTCAATCATTTATTGAACTGAACCGAATTCAGTTTAGGCTATTttggtaaatttgaagtttatttgtaattacttcACATTTTGGGATTCTATTTTGCACGTTGTTCCTGGTATAACAGAACCATGaattataaatgataacattttcCCAAATTGTAACTTACTTCTggttattacatacatatttgtgctacattaatatgttttatttgttgatttttactctaaaaaaacATCAGGACAACAGGAAGTACGTCTGACTACAAACTTCTGTTGAATATTTCCTATCTGAtccaaaatactgaaaaattgggcataaagagaaaagaaaaatatttgcatgataaataaaaatatccaagtattttaatattataattatttatgaaaataaatatctctagtttataataaactttagtGTGTTTCTGTTTTTTAGTTAATTGTCAATtgatgatataatttaataatggggACTAATGCCACTTCCTATTCTGaatattcatcatatttttgATTGAATATGTTTTGTATCttagtacttttaaataatatggtacctaattaatttttgtttagtggttatctgtatagtttttttttaattatttctataaccTGTGTTTGGTGTTCaattgttttagaaatattaccAGTTAACAGAAAAGATCTTAATAGATTGTGAAAGAAATGTTTAAGAGAAttaatttgaatgtaaatttaaattcaatttatcaaaataaactaccaagaaaaaaattatgaaactactGCACATATTTTACAAATCAATAACAGATGCTGTGaatgagtataaaattaatatacatggaatcaaatattttttggaataaaaactgCGAAAACTGCGAGTGAGAATTTTTCTTGTATTGGATAATTGCTTAGATTATTTAAGATATTAccaaaaagtgaatttaaaatgaatattccaaaaatcgataaaataaatatcgatagaattattgctattttaataataaatcacattaaaaataatgattttaatataatagtgcatacaaatataataaataagcatTATCTGAAGATACTTAAAGTAGACATCACCTTAccaacaatattaataacaattgttattaaattgataaaattgattaatattgttattaatattaataacaattgttattaatcattattgtcatgagatgtataatattaaaaaaaaaaactataatgatGTGAAAAAAAGATGTATAACAATGACTGACATTAGTCAGATTATGTTATAATAGTATTTTGCAACTTTTCCagaaaattacaaagttttattgttgtatactatatacatatgatttgtttctgaaaaatttatttttcatactattcttttattctagattttttgtgttatattctttaagattttgttgcaaatattattaaataaaagatagacAATGAAATCAAATACCTTTTTCTAACTTAGCATCAAATAACTGTATTGCTAGATGGTACATGTTACTAGAGATGtagatataaatatacatacagtatatgtttttatataaacatatacagaGAGAAATATAATATACTGATGTATATTTGAATgcgtatttatatatacaggtgcatttctttttatagttaccagcagaatatttttcatagcaagtattttattacaaacataaacattttgtagtttataatgtaaaattttataacaaaagcataaattatttttatacctacCCAGACCAGGCATTGAGGCAGCAGCAGCCGCTGCTATAGCAAGATTTTCACGTTCACGTCGTTCAGCAGCAGCACGACTAAGAACATATTGCGCAGCAAACTGATGCTTGGGATCCATTCTCATATGTTCCATATGACTCAACAGCCCTGAAATAATGAaaagagatataaaattattttattgtataatttcattaatgtttttaaatacactCTAATAGCAATATGATATATGAACCTGTCGACTAATGTCTGttgattaattcatttaaacTCTTAAAAATACAAGCTAGAGCTCTTTTACCAGAATCTTTATTGAGCAGGAATCAtttatacagttaaatattttaattaattcttggaagtttagtaaattttcttttaatttatcgatTGTAagacacataaaataaataattgtttttaaactatgTCGAAGGAAGAAGAAAGTTTTCAATTAgtccttaatttgtttttttttttatatacacgtTCAACTCTTGTTTTTTATCCAATGTATTgatttcaaatattctttttatactttGTACAAGAAGTCCCTCTGGCAATCCTATCCTAAGTTTCTTCCTAATCCTATCCTAATCCTAAGTTTCttcctttaaaataaatggaaataaaaaattacaaaatttatacaaatgattTGAAGATATATTTTGTCTGCTTGATATTATCATTGTGTTATGGTGAAAATATATCTAATCcaatataattatgatatttaaagtattttcaactGATTTTTCAAGAAAACTGGTTTAATTTGACCTGATTTATCATATTCATTAGGTATTATGCTGGTAGATATACTTTTAaccaataatatttcaaattaattttaattcatggcattttttttatattaatcttttgaaaatttttaattccttccaAATCATCAAAAAGGATATTCATCCTTTTTGATTGTTTGCCATTCTTCTATTTACTTTATtacccaaataatttttttcttctgatttcttagttgtaattggtaaatttttttctttagatttattaGTAGAAAAAGATATTCAGGATTATGATGAAGTGGTTTCATTTCTTTTtagttatacttttaaatatattaacaaaattcaagctaaattattttctatttaatactgtaaaattacttaattttccttctaaaattaatatGTCTATGatataagtgaataaaataatctatttcaatATTCAATAGGATATTTTAGGAGGTATATGCTTTTATTTCCCTTATTTCTTTTCTCAATGTCCACTTTTTTCTTCTGATAactgcttaatttatttatttatttttttttcaatttcttagattGCTAGTTGAATGTTGGCTGGTAGCAGCCCTCCAGTGATCGCAGTCGTtgatttatcttttcattatctTGTGCTATCTTATTGTCTCTATAGtccatcaaattttaatatatacttgCTTCTCTCCCCAAACCTTTCAAACTATTAACCAGAAAAGTCTTATACTTGCCTGCCTGTTATTTTGGTTTGCCCAAAGGTGAAGAAAGGATCTGAAGAGAATATTATGTTTGAATATGCCCTGGAAAGAATTAATAAGGAACAATAGGGATAATGTTCAGTATTAGGAAAGCATTCAAGATTTTTGTGATTCcatacaacaaatatttaaacagGATAAACATTACTTCTGAACAAgtggtttaataatttaaagccGATAGTATCATTTGCGGTAGAATTCATCAggtttatgattaaattaaatattgatttaaaaaggaGTGCTGGATATAACATAGTTGTCATAATGTTATGAATTTGcaattttgtttctattgttGAAGGTACTGATTGGGAATTCTTCAACTTACATCCTTATTAGACTGCTCTTCCTGTCTTATGGCAAAGAATTTCAGATTTGTACCTGATTTTGGACCATGGAATCTATCTAAAAGCAGTTTGTatggtttaatattataaagaataaaaatgtttaggatGAAGGACGACAACCTTTATGATAGGTAGGTATCAGAGGTTAGGGTACAATTGATGCTTTTGTACCTTGTAGATTATAGgtagatgtatattttttcagaaaaaaaattatgtctcaTAAAACTGTTTGGTTAAGCCATATAAGAAATACTTTTATCTTCTTCAGAAGTCAATCTTTTATATTGGCCACATTACTGTGATAtgtctttattttgtattaaaatataattttcataataattcaacaataattattttaaaaaaaatagctcaaaaaaaatttacttgtaatacTAACCAGATTCATGAGTGAAAACAGCTTGACAAACAGAACATGGCCACATTCGCAACGATGTTGCTAGTTGAGCCGTTTCTGGATGACAAGCGAGATGCTTCCTAAGACTGCCTTCGTTGACGTAATGCTTCCCACATACTGGACATGGATGATTGGCTGTCCGTCGTTTAGCTAGATAAGGGCCAGCAGCCAAGTcagcaacaaaaaaatacaaaacaacgGTCAACGCACATCGTAATAATAATGAtcttatagtaatataaatttaagaaaaataattcagtcCACTATATATGTCTGTGTTTAATGCAAAATATAGTGTAGAAACAAGGTTAATAAGATGTCTAACATTACGAAtatgtaatatgttattaattcatAATGTTTATCCACAACTTAATATTACAGGtatgtataataatgtaaaactggagaaaaatttattctgtctGTATACAAATTAAAGTTAATTGGATTGTTTTAATCAAAAACTTGTTCCAGTAAATGATTATACCTTTTTAGAAATATGATTagtaattaaacaaacatatataaaatgaCTGACTATTATACTCTAAGTAAACCAGATTATATCTCATAAATTTCtacaattgttaataaaatatagtcacTACCATAAACAggatttcttaaataataaaaaaaagtaagatcaCATTTCTTAGTTAACGTTCTAGTGATAgtgaacagtttttaattaattatgtaactgaatattttgtttaggTAGCCAGTAGTTAATTTTTTGcccaggaaaaaaggaaaaaaattaataaatgtaaaaatcctgtaatttaaataattactgtaattgcaaattaataattaaaaaattaatgtttttaaaaataaaataatttttcattccaaaaagaaaaaagaaaataataaacaaaaattcattgaattattaaattcattgaatttaaatattttaagaatttttaaaatggttgaaaaaatatataagtgtcGCAATTGGAAAAATGGACAAAGAGTGCCCATATTGTTCTGCACTTAAATTCAAAAACGAATCACAAGGAATCTGCTGCGCAAGCGGAAAAGTTAAATTGCCCGACAATGGTTTGCCACCTGAGCCTATATTGTCGCTTCTATCAGGAACCACAAGTGAGTCAAGGcactttttaacaaacatttgcAAATACAATTCATGTTTTCAAATGACGTCATTCGGAGCAGAAGCTATTGTCCTCGAAAATTATATGCCCACATTCAAAGTGCAGGGACAAATTTACCATCGCGTGGGGTCATTGTTGCCTCTACCAAAAGAAAGGCCATAAGTTTCTGCAAATTTACTTTATGGGCACCGCTGATGACCAAATTGATCAGCGTTGTCGCAACAATGTTGGTCTTCGCCGTCAAATCGTTGTTGATTTGCAAAACTTATTTGATGAACACAATGAgctgattaaaatattcaaaacatcacTAGAAAAAATGCCAATCGAGAGGCCTGGCTGGGAGGTCCGGCGAAGCCGGGCCGAGCGGCTAGTATAGAATAAAGgatgataattaaagagcgtgcgggtgacaattttgtatgtagtataatttttttcaagttgtttaaatttatttttaaaaaatatatatttatttatatagcctatgacactcccggtaacgtaacgcaggatcataca belongs to Lycorma delicatula isolate Av1 chromosome 1, ASM4794821v1, whole genome shotgun sequence and includes:
- the LOC142317536 gene encoding uncharacterized protein LOC142317536; translation: MSTEAAVLIQRPVFKMNPAADFWQQARGPPHASPQPSPPISNANTPQPQPQHMATPPSAQELPPPTSTTPQQHQQQQQQQQQQQQQQQQQQQQQQQQQQQQQQQQQQQQQQQQQQQQQHHQGPTGIPGQGNTPEPQGATQASDPLASPVGNASNALALADPKMMMAEKLANELGLQIFMHKSAMQMHARELQRGTGAVEVNKPHQCQQCLKSFSSNHQLVQHIRVHTGEKPYKCSYCERRFKQLSHVQQHTRLHTGERPYRCHLAECGRAFIQLSNLQQHLRNHDAQVERAKNRPFHCTICGKGFATESSLRTHTTKEAELRVDVLQQHAALIGGPNATSCPICHKIFLGGENLMEHMKHSHKDPNASGVPSKSLLLRCALTVVLYFFVADLAAGPYLAKRRTANHPCPVCGKHYVNEGSLRKHLACHPETAQLATSLRMWPCSVCQAVFTHESGLLSHMEHMRMDPKHQFAAQYVLSRAAAERRERENLAIAAAAAASMPGLGLTGGQSSMCASPSAHSDSSSNGGGEGRLSSTGSEQGASLLLHNNNNNNNTATAKLAELMAGRSGTPSSLNLSLNGGSNGHHYLNQQSQQFNAEELQRAATALIVSQQQSQQGNESPAPSPSATVVQAAANLAAAMRMSSGNSVQQNQQVSVHSNGPVNSSSTESMTSAVQLMNAAVRASMSSMVVDASMNHHQSNHQGSLQAPQNSPSPTLRMQEAFLRSQAEAALRLAVTQAVVASTSSAGENPALRAAQHPIQASVHNYHQNQVSPDLTEALRLQEQRLEQALRLHGDPRALGFSLSNSHSLQQSLQQQHHINP